From the Drosophila simulans strain w501 chromosome 2L, Prin_Dsim_3.1, whole genome shotgun sequence genome, the window AATCCGGTGCCtggaaaaattaatgaattaaatccgaaaatatttaccattttcttaaaaactgatactcaaaaaaaaataacgtCTGCTTCtcacaaaaatataatagcAAGTGATCCGCGAAAAAGGGCAAGTGCCATTTTAAAACGGAATCCGTTAAGCCATTTTGTTCTCCTTTTGTTATTTCAATTTTGCTCGTCTCCTTCCCTTTTACCCACATGGATACATGTAAATAATTCTCTTTGCATGTTCCGATGcgaattacaaatttaaagtttCTTACGATGCCTATGTGCTCGGCGACTGTCGGCTGTGCATTCGAAGCAGTTGGATCTTCTGGATCTTTTTGGTGATTTTGTGCTGCTTTTAATAGTGATGTATTGTGGGATTGCAGTGTATATACTTatgaataaaatacataaatatgtacatacatagctTACAATGAAGTCCATCTGATTAAGCAGGAGTGATAATAGCTCCTTAACACAATGTGTATGTGTACAAAAGTTCTAAGATCAACTTTTGTGGCAAAAAAGCATATTtgactaaaaataataaaaaaaaaaaaaatataataattcgGTACgcttttcgaaatatttatttcctcCCACGTCCTCctacccgttactcgtagaggAAAAGGTAAAGTATGTTAAAAAGTAGAAGGTAGCGATTCCGACCACATAGAGTATATaaattcttgatcaggatcactagTCGAGTTAATTGGTCATGCCCGTAAGGCAGCCCATAcaaacgtcgagatctcaggaactatataGGCTAGAAAGTTACCATCTAATATTACAACAAAGCTTTGCCAAAACACAATTTCAAAACTCTTGTTTAAGTTGGTCGCCGGTTGATTATGGGTTAATTTTAGAAAAACTTGTACTTCTTTCcaattgtttcttttttataaaaagaCTACTAACTAGTGTGTctttaacaacaaaaatgagaTGAGATAAAATGagatttaaaaaaactttttgccacacccactctaACTCCCCGAAGGCGCTAGACCGGTCACGCCCATAtactttaaaacaatttttaaatatttaatcattttattccccaatatctatcgatatcccagaaaaattatgcaatttcacgttcgcattcacactagctgagttcgcgggtatctgatagtcggcgAACTTGACTTTAGCATCCCTCttgtttttccttatttttttatatactcAACTGATATTAgcatttttgaaaacatttggGGACTCTTGTCAAGGAGAGACGATTTGGGGACCCTGGGACTCTAGTTGAAGATAAAAAAAACCTGGTCAACGATATCAATGAGTaacattaaaaaacaaattatatagtggagttccccgactatcagaaactcgttactcagctagtgcgacgataaatttgaatatttttttgggatttcgATAGATAtaggggaataaaatgagaaaatatttaaaaattgtttaaaagtgtggtCGTGACCTTTTTGGTCGCTTTGTGGGTGTGGGTacagaaattggcaagacatacaataaacaaaaaataattacaacaTTTTTCGAAAGTGTTAGCGAGGCAGGTTTTGGCGGTTTGTGGGTGTAGCAATAAGTTTTTTTGTAAATCGTTGGATACttacaaaactaatacaaaaatgaaaaaaaattttaaaacatttttcaaaagagtGGGtttggcagttttgggcggtttgtagGCGTTGCacaatttatttggcaaagcgatagaaattttttaaactaataaaatcataaaaaaatatcaaaaaatttaaaaaaaattgtaaaatttgctgtttgtgggcgttagattaagaatatatatacttaatatgGTTGgcaacgcttccttctacctgttacatacttttgaACTAATCtaatatacccttttactttagattgtaaaattaaaataaaattgaaaaatattctaCGTTCGGCGTGTACCCTACCCGAAAATGTACGATTGTAAAATATTGAGCAATTGGCATtcttatttttggccaattatCATCATAAAAATTACCTGTATTTTGTCTTGCCTGAATATGACAGATTTTTATTAAGCGTTAAAATCCGGTTACCAGTGACAACAGTGCAATTATCGTCGATAGGATTCACTCACTATCGGACTCGCCGGTCCAACGCCAGGGTTCATGGTTCATGGTTTAGCAAGGCGTATCAACGTAGCCGTGCTTTATATGAATGGAACTCAGCTACCTTGAAAAATTTCAAGTGTTGTAATGCACGCTAATTTTACGTGCTGCAGACCCACTGCGGTTAAAAGTGAggtttaaatttcaatatcaCAAGCTTTAAGCTTTTAACTGGTCTACAAGTTTAGTCCGTCTCTAAACCTGCTATGCAGAAAACATGAATCCATCACCAAGTAAATCAGAACTGCGCTCTAGTGAAAATCCGGACACCCTGCTCGAAGGATCTGACTCTAACAATAACAGCGACTTTTCAGTCTGAAACTTAACGAGATGAATTAAAAGACAGCCGCTCTGTCAATCGCCAGTACATGGACACAATGGCATATGGCTCAAAACGGATGGTGACAAAGCGAATGCATTTTGTGACCATTTGTTCTCCATCTTCATCCCCTTCCAACCGACGGACGAATACCACCGAGAGGAAGTCGTAAACTGGATGTTGGATGTGCCTACATAATCTGCCCACCCCATAAGATATACCACTCCGCAAGAAGTCAGTCTCCAGCTGAAGGCCCTTCAAGTGAAGAAGACACGAGGACCTGTTGAAATTGAGAGCCAAATTCCTCCCACGCAGAGAGCACGAGTTAAAGAGCACGTtccaaaaaaatggaaaccaaCTTTTTCAAAGGTCTTTAAACGAATCCTGCTGAAGCGCTTGATGAATCTGCAGCAGGTATCAGGCTACATACCACAACATTAATTCGGTTTCAGGAAGTCACATGGCTTCCCGGAACAAGTTCCCCGCCTTCTAAATCAAGTAACGCATGGCTTTGAGTCCAAGATCTACACAGTGGCATTCTTTCTCGACGTTAAGCAAACCTTCGACAGATATggccaaagacactagaataattcTAGTTATTGTAGTGTCTTTGGTATGGCACGAGGGACTTTTGTACCAAATTAAGGAAGTGTAGTGCAAAACCAATGTATGCTTGTCAGCGTCTTAGTGATTATATTGGCTTTCGGTATAGGATTCCTAAccgacaaaaaaaatgtttcctCGCGGCCCTATAAGACACGAATGTCCGTTCTTATTCTGTTGGTATTTAATATAGAAAGCCAAATCTGGATTTGTAACAGTTTCAAACTGATTAATTAAGGCTATTAAActatattaattaaactattaaaCTTCTTCACTAGAAATTCTTTGTAGCgattggcatttatttttgattaaccACCAATCTAATTAATCACACTCACATCACTATGATCACCCgtgattttcttttcttgtaTCATGGAtatagtaaataaaaacaaccttccaatacaaattaaattgtttatctgagaaaaaacttttttgtattaatttttattattattaattagttttgccGTGACATTTTGTTAAGCAAAATTAGAGCGGGCATTTTTGACTTTTGACTTTGTAGATTTAACTTCAAACTGCACTGGtttttttccataatttttTGGATTTGTTAAAAAGAACCCATACACCTTCTTAAGATTGCCAAATTTCTCGACTATGCTATACCCGCTACTAAGCTAGAGGGATTGTGCAAAGgaaattttttcatatttatacaCGTTACTCGAATAGCAAAAGGGTATACcagattcgttaaaaagtatgtaacacgccgaaggaagcgtttccgaccatattaagtatatatattcttgatcaggatcaatatccgagtcgatctagccatgttcgtctgtccgtatgaacgtcgagatcttaggaactataaaaactagaaggttgagattcagcttACAGATcctagagacaaagacgcagagCGAGTTTGTTGACGCATGTTGCCACGCCTACTCTAATGCCCTAAAACCGACCAAAGcttccacgcccacacttttgctaaatgttttgatatttttcgcAATTTTGGTATTCCGATAGATATTGGCTACACTAAtgttaaaaggaaaaaatatgaaaacattttccaaagtGTGATTTCTGGGCTTTacaagaaaatgattaaaacgGCCattttcttgtgttttttcacttgcactttttaatttaactgtTAAGTTCGCTAGCGATCAGATATGTGGTGGCTGCTTTCGAATTTGGGTTTGTATTTTGCAAGTAAGTAaccatttaataattatatttataatttatattaattctTCTTGTCCATTTATCCTTTTTCGGAGGTTTTCTTTTTAACAGCATtactaaaatgaaaataaacttacatttttatgtgtgttgatttgaatttaaaatgttctaGTGCTTGTTGTgttttaataatatactttatccGTATCTTGCAGAATTACAAGCGGAATTGGATATTTCATTTTGGATTACACCGAAGATGTCTTGTCTTATTTAGGATAAAAATAATCGGACTAAAGCGAAGACGTATAGGGTTTAAGAAATAGtgtagttaaattaaatacaatttaatttatttgtaaactgCAACCTTGTTTTACATATTCCGTGTAACTCTTCATAGTGTTTAATTCGTATACAATTACAATTCCAAACATCAGTAGCTTCATTTGAACAGTCTTGTAAGCTTCTGtcgatttaaaaaacaatattttgccACTCCCCCCAGTCTTAAGCCCACAATACGCCCAAAACTAAAACGTCTACActattgaaaattgttttgatattttcagCCGATATCCCTTTTGCAGAGCAAACTCCAATACCCACAATtatgatttgttttattttactatTCTTCTTCTTAATTTTATCGGAATTTggtcaatatattttaattcgaTGAAAGAATATGTTTCCACAGGATTTTCATTTAAGCCATACATTCAAAATATACTCGTAAATATGCCCGGCGCTGAAACACTGTTCTCATTTTTACAAGATTTTGTTGTATAATTCGCTGATATTAAACAATTGCGGAAGTCGATTTTGCTGCTTCtgttcaatttatattatagtGGACTGttcttttgaaattatatagaatatatgtGGAATATATTTATCTACATCCCGACCCTTGAAAAAAAGCTAAGGtaatttcgtttcattttacCGTGGTCAAACAAAGACTTGTAAgtacatttatattattttcatgTCTACTCTAATATGTATTACAGCTAAACCAGTGGTTCGGACACAAATTAACTTTGCTCTGATTTTTCGATGAAAACATTTCTTCATcgatacaaatataaaaataaatttggctTATAGAAACCGTAAAGTCATATGTTATAGAAAAAAATTACTGCTTTAGATCAAGCGCCACCACCTAGTAATGCGGGCATAAGTCTACAACTGCGCGTGCGGCGGTCTTCGAGTCTCTCTTTTCGCTCTTCCTTATTTCCTCGCTAAAGCTGTCGTGTTATCTATTCAGCTAAACTACTTTTGTAAGCTTTTGCTTGGCCAGTCTGCATCTCCGATTAAAACAGAGCATATTTGTGTATTAATGTATCCCATTTGTGCGTTCttgttatttataaaactaGGGGTGGCGTATTGGCTGTTTTCACCACAAACACTTTCtatttttgttggcttaaAAGCGTACTCTTGGATTTATTTTTCGctaaaaatttaagtaatgAAGATAATTTCATACCTGTTACGCATAAAGCAAGAGAACTAAACATGTTCCGGTaatcgtatttttttttttcgatttcgatttgcgCAATATATTTAGATTTCGGTTCTAGGTGCTACGGTCTTCCCAAAATGTTTGCTATCTCAATTTGTTGTAAACAgtaaacgttaaaatgtaaataagcGTTTTTGACAGTTTTAATTCCGATGTTcgctattattttatttactacTTTTTTAGACAATTTaagtaattcaattaaatagcATTATTTACAAACAACGCTTTTGGGccttatataaattaattaatttattcttttatattttataagtatTTTTACCTGCTTGTTTCGGTGCACCAAAAGTATGGCAGCCTTCGCGATAGCTTTTGGCGACGTACTTATCCACCCTTAGCAAATCAAAGATTTTTGTTGCCGACGgatacattttgtttgtcaaatctGAGGTGGGGTTTCTTTTGATCTGTCCACGTTCGTATATCTATCCGTCCTAATACAtttgaataacaaaatatgtaacGTGCTAGCTCTAGAGCGGAGCCAGCGGCTCTCTTATACGCATACAGTGACAGCCGTATGTGTGCACATtctaaatattacaaaatatgccctttaCAAGCTCTTATACTTTacatctatattatttttcatcaATTGCCACGATGTAAAAAACTCTTATTTTCCATTGCCTTAACATGATAATATATCatagaaactataaaagccGAATCTATCTACATAATAATATAAGCTATATAAAATACTGTGGTTAGGTTTAGGTGTGCATTGGCCATTCAGCATGTCCGAAGCAATTACTGAGTATAGGGTAGGGCCAAGGACGCTTCCTTTGGGaactccagctccaatagTCTTCGATCTTTCAGAAAActtttaataacaaaatacaacTGAGGAGGAAACAACCTCTTTGCTTTATACAGCAGCTCAGGGTGCTATATTCTGTCAAATGTCTGTTGCttgtctattttttttttaacaaaagtTATAATAACAATTCCAGATCGAAAAACTTATAAGTTGAAATAATGATGAACTTAATTGTAATGTTCACTGTCTCCTGTTGAAGTATGTAGTCAGTGCcattgtatatattataaattataaacatacattattttttaataatatttagatagttaatataatagataattttaaacaaaatcgaCCAAAACTCTAAAAATGTAAGTTTGATTCTTAGATCAAAATAGATTTTCGCCCAAAAACGTCATCTAGCGCTAATACGCACATACACACTTAGTCGTAAATTGTGTTAACACAAACCAGGAAGTGCATTctattttcagatttttacTCTCTCAATTTTCTGCGAGAGGAGTGAGAGCATATTTCGGCCGTCACAAAAAGGTGTCTGCAAAGTGCAAAACCtatgtatggccgttacgcatcttgttattcttaTGTCTTTGGTCCGTCTGTCTGTTTAGAGTAAATTAgctaaacaaatatattttgctAAAAATTTGTTATCACACAAAAAGAGGGAGCTAAAATTAGACAATAAACATAACCACAGTTGCATTCATTTACCctttgttataaataaaaccgaaggTGATCGATAGCTCTTacatattggggaataaaatcgTTTTGGGCATTTTGTAGGAGTGACCAGGGTCGAGGTCAACGAGTTTTTGGTATACTGATAGAAATGGGAGAGTCAAACAATACAACGAAGGAAAATCGGAACATtattcaaaagtgtgggcgtggcagttttgtgcggtttgtgggcgttataGCAAGCGtcacacattttttaattgtgtgCGCGGGGACGTTTTGCGCGTGAAAATACGTTATTGGCAAGtggatatatatttccaaaactgccacgcccacacatttttaaaaatgttttgttatattttgttgttttgtaaatttttattgatttgccaaaaaactttgccacgcccacaaactgcACAAACCGGCCACGTCCacttttgtaaaatgttttgatttttcttcgttatattgtttgttttaccaatttcTACCGCTATACCAAAAACAGTTTGGCGACGCCTCTTCTAACGCTTTCTAATCGCCCAAAAGTGTCCCGCCCACACTtctgaaaatgttttgatatgataatttttaatattttgattagtcttgtaaatttctatagatctgccaaaaaaaattggcACTCCCACTTTAATGCCCATAAACCGACAAAAACGACAACacccaaatttttgaaaaatgcattgagattttttcattttattatatgtCTTTCCatgataaatattatttggcCACGCCCAAAACTGCAAGCCCACatttctcatttatttttcgatatttCAAAAAGAACATTAAACATTCTCACACAAGTGACGGTTGTCTGATAATCAAGGAACTCGGCTATGGCATACTcttttgttcatttttcatttaaatatttttaattaagcctCTGATCCTCCTGAGAAACAGACTGAAACTAGGCTTTAAAGTAtgattttaaaacattaaaaaaaaaattaatttataaatttcttttaattaaaggtATTCATAAGTGTGACATTCGTCCATTTGTGGTAGAGGGGCAACAAGTTGGTCTTATTAAGTCAGATGTTTTAAAACATCTTAAAAAGTATCCTGAAGTATTTTGCATTCGGACTTGTGAGCAAAGTAAACAGGTGAGTCCAATCTATTTATAGAATAATGATAAAACTACTTAAACAACCACAGGGTTCGGTAGAGCTAAATCCTGCTTTTCGTGACTATAACGAGCGCACTGAGCAACTGGAAAAGGTTTTGCGTAACCTGCGCTCCGAGGGACTTTTTCCTGCATTACAGGGATGGAGGGATGAGTATTTCGAGGTAAAAGCAGACTGCAGAGCTCTACTTAAAATGGAACGAGCAGCTACACCGCTCTTTGGAGTGCGAAAGTACGGCGTTGATATAAACGGTTACGTAAGGCACCCGACGCTTGGGTTATGCATTTGGCTGCAGCAGCGGTCAAACACAAAAGAGACCTGGCCTGGAAAGTGGGACAATATGGTAGGCGGTGGACTTTCAGTCGGCTTTGGTATTAAGGAAACAGCCATTAAGGAGGCTGCAGAGGAGGCATCAATTCCTTCTGACCTAGTCAAGAATTTGGTGTCCGCAGGATGTGTCTCATTTTACTTTGAAAGCCGACAAGGACTTTTTCCCAATACCGAATATGTTTTCGACTTAGAGCTACCACTTGACTTTGTGCCTCAAAACGCTGACGGGGAGGTCCAGGCCTTCGAGCTACTAACAGCCAAGGACTGTGTGGAGCGCGTTTTTACTTCAGATTTCAAGACAACTTCAGCGCCTGTGGTGATCGATTTTCTTATCCGACATGGGCACATAACAGCAGATGAtggtaaacatttttattgacatAACTGTCATATAATACttagatttttaattattaaaaaacttgttttcgcAGTTGTCGACTTCACGCAAATCGTTGAGCTCCTGCACGTGCCCTTACAGTCCCTATATACGTACAAGACACGCTTTGAGCAATCCATTAAGCAACCTCAATTCTTGCCAGGTGATTCCAAAAACTGCAACTGTGAAATATTTCAGAAAATATCAGTGGAGAATGGGCACAAGAAGTCAAATTAATCTGAAATGCTGATaagtcttaaaaataaataatgaggCAGGGCTACAAAGAAATATTAATGCAAgctcaaaacaaaataaaagtgatTGTAATTGAAGTGAACTTTCTGAAGCCCAGGCTAGTATCAAAGAGGTACACATTATTAATGGACGTATGACCCTTCCCTACAAGTCTGATTATAAATGaaagttcataaaaaatacaattttgctttaagctttttttatttcacaatATCGGTCAGCTTTAACAAGtaaaattattacaaatacatatatatatatatatatatatatatatatatgtatatatatatatatgtgtatatattataaaatatatatatatatatgtgtatatatatatatatgtgtatatattataaaatatcatttcatttgtgtAGTCTACTAACAGCTGTCAAGAGTTTGTAATACAATTAGATTTTTAAGAGTAGTGTTGAGCTGGTATTGTATTGCTGTGCTATCTAACGTATAATGAACAAAATAATGACAAATTCTCAAATTCTGctgaaaaatattatgaaGCGTAATATTTCATTGTATAGTGATAAGCGTTGGTTTGGGCTTTATTCGTTGTTTTCGTTGGTATAAACAAGCaaattttaactattttttaaaatattaattgttattatataaCCTCCCCTGATACTTGTCAAACATGGAGAAAAACCACAAAACTCGttttttgtcaaaatattcaatttacttaaaatgcaatattatAGCAGTgtgaattatatatattacatcTTTTATTATATGTAGTAACCAAAGTGCTCAAAATTAAGAGATACATTATATAGGTAGGATAATgttttatgtacattttttgtaacctaatacaatatttaataaagtaaatatattaaaggCCGAAAAATGTAGTGGTTTTTGTCAAAAGAATATGAACAATCTATTCTCTTATAGGCATTAGTATGGCAGAGGAATCTCTGTTGGGTAAGTCCGATCTAAACCTTTTCGGCTTATTtcgttataaaataaaa encodes:
- the LOC27206749 gene encoding nudix hydrolase 24, chloroplastic isoform X3, which produces MWWLLSNLGIHKCDIRPFVVEGQQVGLIKSDVLKHLKKYPEVFCIRTCEQSKQGSVELNPAFRDYNERTEQLEKVLRNLRSEGLFPALQGWRDEYFEVKADCRALLKMERAATPLFGVRKYGVDINGYVRHPTLGLCIWLQQRSNTKETWPGKWDNMVGGGLSVGFGIKETAIKEAAEEASIPSDLVKNLVSAGCVSFYFESRQGLFPNTEYVFDLELPLDFVPQNADGEVQAFELLTAKDCVERVFTSDFKTTSAPVVIDFLIRHGHITADDVVDFTQIVELLHVPLQSLYTYKTRFEQSIKQPQFLPGDSKNCNCEIFQKISVENGHKKSN
- the LOC27206749 gene encoding uncharacterized protein YJR142W isoform X1, whose protein sequence is MSSTEVKLSRLLILAQKFNNFYLSGIHKCDIRPFVVEGQQVGLIKSDVLKHLKKYPEVFCIRTCEQSKQGSVELNPAFRDYNERTEQLEKVLRNLRSEGLFPALQGWRDEYFEVKADCRALLKMERAATPLFGVRKYGVDINGYVRHPTLGLCIWLQQRSNTKETWPGKWDNMVGGGLSVGFGIKETAIKEAAEEASIPSDLVKNLVSAGCVSFYFESRQGLFPNTEYVFDLELPLDFVPQNADGEVQAFELLTAKDCVERVFTSDFKTTSAPVVIDFLIRHGHITADDVVDFTQIVELLHVPLQSLYTYKTRFEQSIKQPQFLPGDSKNCNCEIFQKISVENGHKKSN
- the LOC27206749 gene encoding uncharacterized protein YJR142W isoform X2, which translates into the protein MAVWLMWLYMCMCIHKCDIRPFVVEGQQVGLIKSDVLKHLKKYPEVFCIRTCEQSKQGSVELNPAFRDYNERTEQLEKVLRNLRSEGLFPALQGWRDEYFEVKADCRALLKMERAATPLFGVRKYGVDINGYVRHPTLGLCIWLQQRSNTKETWPGKWDNMVGGGLSVGFGIKETAIKEAAEEASIPSDLVKNLVSAGCVSFYFESRQGLFPNTEYVFDLELPLDFVPQNADGEVQAFELLTAKDCVERVFTSDFKTTSAPVVIDFLIRHGHITADDVVDFTQIVELLHVPLQSLYTYKTRFEQSIKQPQFLPGDSKNCNCEIFQKISVENGHKKSN